A region from the Pseudomonadota bacterium genome encodes:
- a CDS encoding DEAD/DEAH box helicase yields the protein MSDADGFDFDNLDLGMPRNPARRAERLLGTGTERVRKLLTRTWYPFLGRFPQPTRIQQEAIPRILGGEAVLIASATATGKTEAYTAPLVERLLREKWSGGASLLIVSPTRALVNDLFRRLEPPMRQLGVPLGRKTGDYSEIALTSAERDAGEKAAVLVTTPESLDSMLARRPETLKCVRAIVLDELHVLDGTARGDQLAVLVTRLERLVMGVAAQAATRGGAVPLPLQRVAATATAARTEDVARRYLGPRAVVVSTDERREIEAELVASTDPASVVAYFRGLVDADGTVISTRGNRQLGRKVLVFTNSRAEAENMAVACLGQAPFGRDVFVHHASLARQERERVEKRFLGASTALCFATTTLELGIDIGDIDRVGLLGPPPDVPALLQRVGRGNRRSFDTTRVACFYETPAQRARFEHLLDCARRGEIHAGPTVFRPSVLVQQAWSLIYQNRARWIDATVLHERLPTWVSGLYSVAEISELLAHMAHEKYLQPLPNGRYAPADRLEYIYKRGTMHGNIGGRDELDLAVVDAATERVVGYVSTPVQGDMPRHGKRRQAARDLALSNLPSELIIGGRKRQVQKVSDKQIRVTSEGPAGKAQFTGTGSPVIPLALAQSFATFLGIKERQVKVVLRDEVIYLAHFLGSAYGRLLLECLKTSTRGLTAAGNGFVCALARTVPPDLHFSESQVLSAIGKHRRAMSSALSDGPLSGRLPDGWWAQWLQQALDVPAFLALVDTLRLDEEVSDEVADIIVSLSPRHQHG from the coding sequence TTGAGCGACGCCGACGGCTTCGACTTCGACAACCTCGATCTCGGCATGCCCCGCAACCCGGCGCGACGAGCCGAGCGCTTGCTGGGCACAGGAACCGAGCGCGTGCGCAAGCTGCTCACGCGCACGTGGTACCCGTTCCTGGGGCGCTTCCCCCAGCCCACACGCATCCAGCAGGAAGCCATACCCCGCATCCTGGGCGGCGAGGCGGTTCTCATCGCCTCGGCCACCGCCACGGGAAAGACCGAGGCCTATACCGCCCCGCTGGTCGAGCGATTGCTGCGCGAGAAGTGGTCGGGCGGCGCCTCGCTGCTCATCGTGTCGCCCACCCGCGCGCTGGTGAACGACCTCTTCCGCCGTCTCGAGCCACCCATGCGCCAGCTGGGCGTTCCCCTCGGCCGCAAGACCGGCGACTACTCAGAGATCGCCCTCACCTCTGCCGAGCGCGACGCAGGCGAGAAGGCCGCCGTTCTCGTGACCACCCCGGAGTCTCTCGACTCGATGCTGGCGCGTCGCCCCGAGACGCTCAAGTGCGTGCGCGCCATCGTGCTCGACGAGCTGCACGTGCTCGATGGCACGGCGCGCGGCGATCAGCTGGCTGTTCTGGTGACGCGCCTCGAGCGCCTCGTCATGGGCGTGGCGGCGCAGGCGGCCACGCGCGGCGGCGCCGTGCCCCTTCCCCTGCAGCGGGTGGCGGCCACCGCCACCGCAGCGCGTACCGAAGACGTAGCGCGTCGCTACCTCGGCCCGCGCGCGGTGGTGGTGTCGACCGACGAGCGCCGCGAGATCGAGGCCGAGCTGGTGGCCAGCACCGACCCCGCATCCGTGGTCGCCTACTTCCGCGGACTGGTGGACGCCGACGGTACCGTCATCTCGACCCGGGGGAACCGCCAGCTGGGACGCAAGGTTCTCGTCTTCACCAACAGCCGCGCCGAAGCCGAGAACATGGCCGTGGCCTGCCTGGGACAGGCACCGTTCGGCCGCGACGTGTTCGTGCATCACGCCAGCCTCGCCCGCCAGGAGCGCGAGCGGGTCGAGAAGCGCTTCCTGGGGGCGTCGACCGCGCTCTGCTTCGCCACCACCACTCTCGAGCTGGGCATCGACATCGGCGACATCGATCGCGTGGGCCTTCTGGGTCCGCCACCCGACGTGCCCGCACTGCTGCAGCGCGTGGGGCGCGGCAACCGTCGCTCGTTCGACACCACGCGCGTGGCCTGCTTCTATGAGACCCCCGCACAGCGCGCCCGCTTCGAGCACCTGCTCGACTGCGCGCGACGCGGCGAGATTCACGCGGGCCCCACGGTCTTTCGCCCCTCGGTGCTGGTGCAGCAGGCCTGGTCGCTGATCTACCAGAACCGCGCGCGCTGGATCGACGCCACGGTGCTGCACGAGCGCCTGCCAACCTGGGTGAGCGGCTTGTACAGCGTGGCCGAGATCAGCGAGCTGCTGGCCCACATGGCGCACGAGAAATACCTGCAGCCCCTGCCCAACGGCCGCTATGCCCCCGCCGATCGGCTCGAATACATCTACAAGCGAGGCACCATGCACGGCAACATCGGCGGGCGCGATGAGCTCGACCTGGCCGTTGTCGACGCCGCCACCGAGCGGGTGGTGGGCTACGTCTCGACCCCCGTGCAGGGCGACATGCCGCGCCACGGCAAACGACGGCAGGCCGCCCGGGATCTGGCGCTGTCGAACCTGCCGAGCGAGCTCATCATCGGCGGGCGCAAGCGCCAGGTGCAGAAAGTGTCCGACAAGCAGATCCGCGTCACCTCAGAAGGCCCCGCCGGCAAGGCGCAGTTCACCGGGACAGGATCGCCCGTCATCCCGCTGGCCCTGGCCCAGTCGTTCGCGACCTTTCTGGGCATCAAGGAGCGACAGGTCAAGGTGGTGCTGCGCGACGAGGTGATCTACCTCGCGCACTTCCTCGGATCGGCCTACGGACGGCTGCTGCTCGAGTGTCTCAAGACCTCGACGCGCGGTCTCACCGCGGCGGGGAACGGATTTGTGTGCGCCCTCGCCCGCACTGTGCCGCCCGATCTGCATTTCAGTGAATCACAGGTGCTCTCCGCCATCGGCAAGCACCGCCGCGCCATGTCGTCTGCGCTGTCAGACGGCCCCCTGTCCGGGCGCCTGCCGGACGGCTGGTGGGCGCAGTGGTTGCAACAGGCCCTCGACGTGCCAGCGTTTCTCGCCCTGGTCGACACGCTGCGCCTCGACGAAGAGGTGAGCGACGAGGTGGCCGACATCATCGTCTCGCTATCGCCACGACATCAGCACGGGTAG